One bacterium genomic region harbors:
- a CDS encoding septum formation initiator family protein, which yields MKNSQRKWIGALLVLAGIYLFIGGNRGLWNLYKLHEDKAQLQKEVGQLKADIMRGHAEYQAYQNDPSVIEKQAREELNLAKPGEIIYRFSAAPSEH from the coding sequence ATGAAAAATTCCCAGAGAAAATGGATCGGGGCCTTGCTCGTCCTGGCCGGGATATATCTTTTCATTGGCGGGAACAGGGGACTTTGGAATCTTTATAAACTTCACGAGGATAAGGCCCAACTCCAGAAGGAAGTCGGACAATTGAAGGCCGATATCATGCGCGGCCATGCGGAATACCAAGCTTATCAAAATGATCCTTCGGTCATTGAAAAACAGGCCCGCGAGGAATTGAACCTGGCAAAGCCCGGAGAGATCATCTATCGCTTTTCCGCCGCTCCTTCCGAACATTGA
- a CDS encoding shikimate kinase, which yields MKTRIPDSKNIVLIGFMGSGKSVVGKKIAKVLNIGFYDLDHWIEQKARSPIHVIFKSKGEKYFRKIERQGVRVLTKKKSVVLATGGGAWADPENRRRLRRWGKVVWLRVKFNTVWKRVVKKRTQRPLVGISKKPTPEFKNLFSSREKLYSMADIMIRTDERTPAQSCKLLLKKLLMKNSSQ from the coding sequence TTGAAAACCCGGATCCCCGATTCAAAGAATATTGTGCTGATCGGGTTCATGGGGTCTGGAAAATCCGTTGTTGGTAAAAAAATAGCTAAAGTTTTGAATATTGGTTTTTATGATTTAGACCATTGGATCGAGCAAAAAGCTCGGTCACCGATACATGTGATCTTCAAATCGAAAGGCGAAAAATATTTTCGAAAAATAGAGCGCCAAGGAGTGCGTGTTCTCACAAAAAAAAAATCAGTTGTTTTGGCCACCGGCGGGGGGGCTTGGGCCGACCCTGAAAACCGTCGGCGATTAAGGCGATGGGGGAAGGTCGTTTGGCTTAGGGTGAAATTTAACACAGTTTGGAAGAGGGTCGTTAAAAAGAGAACTCAAAGACCTCTGGTCGGAATTTCAAAAAAACCAACTCCCGAATTTAAAAATCTTTTTTCAAGCCGAGAAAAACTCTATTCCATGGCCGATATTATGATCCGAACAGATGAAAGAACCCCAGCCCAATCCTGTAAACTACTCCTGAAGAAATTGCTAATGAAGAATTCTTCTCAATAA
- a CDS encoding tetratricopeptide repeat protein, whose product MAKDTLSPEIAELKKKLEENPDSLVFAPLADNYRKSGQLDEALSICKRGLEKHPNYTSARVVLGRVFQDQGKTDEAQTEFKKVLDSDPENIQAHSLLGSLFIQKGEHQAAIEEFQKVLTLNPDDEQVQESLRQAIEKAASQQKNPKADKKETAAIEKKTGTKDSTASVTIAELYLKQGHFDKAIEVYQELLGNDPQNLMLRQKLAEVVEKQQKENSKEVSGSGLKKSEFTKPPDQKEDVLEETVETKQFGKPKKEDDSKFTSDEILQVMRRGGKDDVVVEDKKRATPNTKAPPNSGDSVIPSEPAPTASSSGSTKASAVSKDMEVIPADKVDGYKGILADLSSVEGIMRSFITDSKGALLVALGESGNNADHGKQAAAIFESTHRSVSQLNQGKINQVLVTAETGHILLVSFAKYILVVLANSRTNLGLLRLALDSAQKKLEKIL is encoded by the coding sequence ATGGCCAAGGATACCCTCTCCCCCGAAATCGCCGAACTGAAGAAAAAACTCGAAGAAAATCCAGACTCCCTCGTTTTTGCCCCCCTTGCAGACAACTATCGGAAATCGGGTCAACTTGATGAAGCTCTTTCTATCTGCAAAAGAGGGCTCGAAAAGCATCCCAATTACACTAGCGCAAGAGTAGTCTTGGGCCGGGTTTTTCAAGATCAAGGAAAGACCGACGAGGCCCAAACTGAGTTCAAGAAGGTCCTTGATTCCGATCCGGAAAATATCCAGGCCCATTCATTATTGGGATCGCTTTTTATCCAAAAAGGGGAGCATCAGGCCGCCATTGAGGAATTCCAAAAGGTCTTGACGCTGAACCCGGATGATGAACAGGTCCAAGAATCTTTGCGCCAGGCCATTGAGAAAGCGGCATCCCAGCAAAAAAATCCAAAAGCAGACAAAAAAGAAACGGCCGCGATAGAAAAAAAGACGGGTACAAAAGATTCAACCGCTTCCGTTACGATCGCCGAACTTTATCTCAAACAGGGACACTTTGACAAAGCTATTGAGGTCTACCAAGAGCTTTTGGGAAATGACCCACAAAACCTGATGCTGCGGCAGAAATTGGCGGAGGTCGTCGAAAAGCAACAGAAGGAAAATTCCAAAGAGGTCTCGGGATCCGGATTGAAGAAAAGCGAGTTCACAAAACCCCCGGACCAAAAGGAAGACGTCCTTGAGGAAACGGTCGAAACAAAACAATTCGGAAAACCTAAGAAAGAAGACGACTCGAAGTTCACTAGCGATGAGATCCTCCAAGTTATGAGACGTGGAGGGAAAGATGATGTTGTGGTCGAAGATAAAAAAAGAGCGACTCCAAACACGAAAGCCCCGCCAAATTCCGGTGATTCTGTTATTCCTTCGGAACCTGCTCCGACCGCAAGTTCTTCGGGGTCGACAAAGGCTTCTGCGGTTTCGAAAGACATGGAAGTTATCCCTGCCGACAAGGTGGATGGCTATAAGGGAATCCTGGCGGACCTTAGCTCCGTGGAAGGCATCATGCGAAGCTTCATCACCGATTCCAAAGGGGCTCTTTTGGTTGCGTTAGGGGAGAGCGGGAACAATGCGGATCATGGAAAACAGGCGGCGGCCATCTTTGAAAGCACTCACCGCTCGGTTTCTCAATTGAACCAGGGGAAGATCAATCAGGTCCTGGTCACGGCTGAAACCGGTCACATTTTACTGGTTTCTTTTGCCAAATATATTCTTGTCGTGTTGGCCAACAGCAGAACAAACCTCGGGCTTTTAAGATTGGCCCTGGATTCGGCCCAGAAAAAACTCGAAAAAATCTTGTAG
- the aroB gene encoding 3-dehydroquinate synthase, which produces MTFRIDLSLGRNGYPIFVRAGMLKNPEKGLVRHFFPRKTAIVASKKIYRVHGRQLATWLSRQGIPVQKIFVNDSETRKNEKTLFAILRKMAEFGFNRDSGLVALGGGVIGDMTGLAASLYMRGIPYIQCPTTLLAQVDAGIGGKTAIDFCGTKNLIGAFYQPKAVLIDPDALKTLPQRQFISGLAEVVKYGVIRDENLFSFMEANKQPILSRDSKFLRYIIARSCAIKADVVSRDEREGGLRAVLNYGHTLGHALESYFEYEYLTHGEAISYGMWFAGLLSSSLGLCGQEIVDRQVKLLQSLGLFRALPKLDNNRLLKIMALDKKSKNGQVQFVLTRKIGLVNIRKNIPRSTILSALTRLQAEARELI; this is translated from the coding sequence TTGACCTTTCGAATCGATCTTTCCCTCGGAAGAAACGGTTATCCAATATTTGTCCGGGCTGGAATGCTCAAAAATCCAGAAAAGGGGCTCGTCCGCCATTTTTTCCCCAGGAAGACGGCAATCGTCGCATCAAAGAAAATATATCGTGTCCATGGAAGGCAACTGGCCACCTGGCTCTCAAGGCAGGGGATTCCAGTTCAAAAGATATTTGTAAATGATTCGGAAACAAGGAAGAATGAGAAAACTCTTTTCGCTATCTTAAGAAAAATGGCGGAATTTGGGTTTAATCGTGATTCGGGTTTGGTCGCCTTAGGTGGTGGCGTAATCGGCGATATGACCGGCTTGGCCGCTTCTTTATATATGCGTGGGATACCCTATATCCAATGTCCAACGACACTGCTTGCACAGGTCGATGCCGGTATTGGTGGAAAAACCGCAATCGATTTCTGCGGGACCAAGAATCTGATTGGTGCCTTTTATCAACCCAAAGCAGTTTTGATAGATCCGGACGCTCTTAAAACACTTCCCCAAAGACAATTCATTTCCGGCTTGGCAGAGGTTGTCAAATATGGAGTTATTCGGGACGAGAATTTGTTCAGTTTTATGGAGGCGAATAAACAGCCGATATTGAGCCGTGATTCAAAGTTTCTTCGGTATATCATCGCTCGCTCTTGTGCGATTAAAGCCGATGTTGTTTCGCGTGACGAAAGGGAAGGCGGACTGAGAGCTGTGTTGAATTATGGCCATACCTTAGGACACGCCCTCGAGTCCTATTTTGAATACGAATATCTGACCCACGGCGAGGCAATTTCCTACGGAATGTGGTTTGCGGGGTTGCTTTCGTCCTCATTGGGACTTTGTGGTCAAGAAATCGTTGATCGACAAGTAAAGCTTCTGCAGTCACTGGGTCTCTTCCGTGCGCTCCCCAAGTTGGATAACAATCGGCTTCTCAAAATAATGGCATTAGACAAAAAGTCGAAAAATGGCCAAGTCCAATTTGTATTGACAAGAAAAATAGGCCTTGTTAACATTCGAAAAAATATTCCCCGGTCCACAATCCTTTCGGCCTTAACCCGGCTCCAGGCTGAAGCAAGAGAGTTAATTTAG
- a CDS encoding roadblock/LC7 domain-containing protein: MDFKKILEETLSNVEGAIGAGLVGMDGIVIDQISHNTSFDINAVGAEYSSIIKNAMRASSNFGLGNTAEILITTDKATMIMMMVGQNYFVTLAINLDGNLGRGRLELKKAIPKFEKELA, from the coding sequence ATGGATTTCAAAAAAATATTGGAAGAAACACTGTCGAATGTTGAAGGCGCCATTGGGGCCGGATTGGTCGGGATGGACGGAATTGTCATCGACCAAATCTCTCATAATACCTCGTTCGATATCAATGCCGTCGGTGCGGAATACTCCAGTATCATCAAGAACGCGATGCGCGCATCCTCCAATTTTGGATTGGGAAATACAGCGGAGATATTGATCACGACGGACAAGGCCACCATGATCATGATGATGGTCGGGCAAAATTATTTTGTCACCTTGGCCATCAATCTAGATGGCAATCTAGGACGTGGACGGTTAGAACTCAAAAAAGCCATCCCCAAATTCGAGAAAGAGCTGGCCTAA
- the aroC gene encoding chorismate synthase has protein sequence MRYLTAGESHGKGLIAILEGIPAHLSVLPEEIDRDLARRQKGYGRGGRMSIETDRVEILSGVRKGKTLGSPITLWVENKDYENWERIMSPEIGEGTIERALVRPRPGHADLPGGLKYDHRDLRNILERASARETTIRVAAGAVAKKFLASFGIQVQSFVLALGPVTAKAMKFNEKSLNTLADRSPVRMLDHSAEQKAIQAIDQAKSKGDTLGGIFEIRITGVPAGLGSHVQWDRKLDGRFAQAMMSIQAVKGVEIGSGFENSLNYGSKVHDEIAYSRKNGFFHPTNRAGGIEGGMSNGETIVIRVAKKPISTLKTPLRSVDINTKKVLKAAYERSDVCALPAASVIGESVAAWVLMDAFLEKMGGDFMAEIKKRYSQYLNHLKNY, from the coding sequence ATTCGTTATTTGACAGCCGGTGAATCCCACGGAAAAGGGTTGATCGCCATCCTGGAGGGTATTCCCGCTCACCTTTCCGTTCTTCCGGAGGAGATCGATCGAGATCTAGCTCGCCGTCAAAAAGGCTATGGTCGGGGTGGTCGTATGAGTATTGAAACGGACCGGGTCGAGATTCTTTCCGGCGTTCGGAAAGGGAAGACCTTAGGTTCGCCCATCACCCTTTGGGTCGAGAATAAGGACTATGAGAACTGGGAAAGGATCATGTCCCCCGAGATCGGGGAAGGGACGATCGAGCGCGCATTGGTCCGTCCGCGACCGGGACACGCGGACCTGCCCGGCGGATTGAAATACGACCATCGGGACCTTCGCAACATCCTTGAGAGGGCAAGCGCCCGTGAAACGACAATTCGGGTCGCGGCCGGAGCGGTGGCGAAGAAATTCCTGGCTTCTTTCGGGATCCAGGTGCAAAGTTTTGTCTTGGCCCTGGGACCGGTGACCGCCAAAGCGATGAAATTTAATGAGAAGTCCCTCAATACTTTGGCAGACCGTTCGCCGGTGAGGATGTTAGACCATTCCGCGGAGCAAAAAGCGATCCAGGCCATCGATCAAGCCAAATCCAAGGGAGACACCTTGGGCGGGATATTTGAAATTAGGATCACGGGTGTTCCGGCGGGTCTGGGTAGTCACGTTCAATGGGACCGGAAATTGGACGGACGGTTTGCTCAAGCCATGATGAGCATCCAAGCGGTCAAAGGCGTGGAGATCGGATCCGGTTTCGAAAATTCCCTCAATTACGGTTCCAAGGTCCATGACGAGATCGCCTATTCACGAAAGAATGGTTTTTTCCATCCGACAAATCGAGCTGGAGGCATCGAGGGGGGGATGAGCAATGGAGAAACGATTGTGATCCGGGTTGCTAAAAAACCCATTTCGACCTTGAAAACCCCCCTCCGGTCGGTGGATATCAATACAAAGAAAGTCCTCAAGGCGGCTTATGAGAGGTCTGATGTTTGTGCTTTACCGGCCGCTTCGGTCATAGGCGAATCGGTCGCTGCTTGGGTCTTGATGGACGCTTTTTTAGAAAAAATGGGTGGCGACTTCATGGCCGAGATAAAAAAGCGATATAGCCAATATTTAAATCATCTCAAAAATTACTAA